From a single Haemorhous mexicanus isolate bHaeMex1 chromosome 29, bHaeMex1.pri, whole genome shotgun sequence genomic region:
- the KXD1 gene encoding kxDL motif-containing protein 1, with translation MEPTASQVFCGRVLGMVNAEDVNAIILAQKNMLDRFEKTNEMLLNFNNLSSVRMQQMSERFLHHTRTLVEMKKDLDSIFRRIRTLKGKLAKQYPEAFSNIHESPILEDDDDFDPVPKSTTTTIATSEQSTESCDSSPDVISPTTSQDFEDLSQGQCDGPAVNGQSLTDEDTANLD, from the exons ATGGAGCCCACGGCCTCGCAGGTGTTCTGCGGGAGGGTGCTGGGCATGGTCAACGCCGAGGACGTCAACGCCATCATCCTGGCCCAGAAAAACAT GTTGGATCGGTTTGAGAAGACCAACGAGATGCTGCTCAACTTCAACAACCTGTCCAGCGTGCGCATGCAGCAGATGAGCGAGCGCTTCCTGCACCACACCAGGACCCTGGTGGAGATGAAGAAGGACCTGGACAGCATTTTCCGCAGGATCCG GACGCTCAAAGGGAAGTTGGCAAAGCAGTACCCAGAGGCTTTCAGCA ACATCCACGAGTCCCCCATCCTGGAGGACGACGACGACTTCGACCCCGTCCCCAAGAGCACCACGACCACCATCGCTACCTCGGAGCAGAGCACGGAGTCCTGTGACAGCAGCCCTGATGTCATCTCCCCCACCACCAGCCAGGATTTTGAGGATTTATCCCAAGGCCAGTGCGACGGCCCGGCCGTCAACGGACAGAGTCTCACAGACGAGGACACGGCCAACCTGGACTAG